In Streptomyces capitiformicae, one genomic interval encodes:
- a CDS encoding SsgA family sporulation/cell division regulator, which translates to MGHTVVERELELRLVLSPERSVPVPAKLGYRSDDPYAVHIAFHINSDRPVHWTFARELLVEGVFRPCGHGDVRVWPTKVSGRGVVLMSLTSPDGDALLEAPAAAVSAWLERTLRAVPPGSEQALLRIDDGLAELLAR; encoded by the coding sequence ATGGGGCACACCGTCGTGGAGCGTGAGCTGGAGCTCCGGCTCGTACTGTCGCCCGAGCGCAGCGTCCCCGTACCGGCCAAGCTCGGCTACCGCAGCGACGACCCGTACGCGGTCCACATCGCCTTCCACATCAACTCCGACCGCCCGGTGCACTGGACGTTCGCGCGGGAGCTGCTCGTCGAGGGGGTGTTCCGGCCGTGCGGGCACGGGGACGTGCGCGTGTGGCCGACGAAGGTGTCGGGCCGCGGCGTCGTCCTGATGTCGCTCACCTCGCCGGACGGGGACGCGCTGCTCGAAGCGCCGGCCGCCGCCGTGTCGGCCTGGCTGGAACGCACCCTGCGGGCGGTCCCGCCGGGCTCCGAGCAGGCCCTCCTGCGGATCGACGACGGCCTGGCCGAGCTGCTGGCCCGGTGA
- a CDS encoding tetratricopeptide repeat protein gives MAVENDERWARLPSRGRGVVGAVVGCFVLGGVLMVVPPDGGAGREARVGGVVAEAVAAAPGPEVLVRDREARVRARPGDHASWAVLGTAYVERARRTGVVADYPKAERALRTSLRLRPHGNADALDGLTALANARRDFRAAKRWGEEAVRVAPGRWTSYALLIDAYDGLGRHQDVRRTLEELMRLRSGPAVRARAARVYWDQGRREDAATMIADAAADAGTPAERSAWRVRAGELAWERGEPRESLRYCAASPTAVADPDAGACRGRALAALGRTAEAVRAYRAALSQRGSAQVALELGELYESMGRVEAAEEQYGVVRALVRRSASAGVNEALVLGALEAEHGDPEVAVRVLRAEWERQPGLRVADALGWALHRAGKDEEALSYARRATDKERGGEVRSAAYAYHRGVIEQALGLAGPARRHLAEARRLNPYFA, from the coding sequence ATGGCTGTGGAGAACGATGAGCGGTGGGCGCGGCTGCCGTCCCGGGGGCGGGGCGTGGTCGGTGCGGTCGTCGGGTGTTTTGTGCTCGGGGGTGTGCTGATGGTGGTGCCGCCGGACGGGGGTGCCGGGCGGGAAGCACGAGTGGGCGGTGTGGTGGCCGAGGCTGTGGCGGCGGCGCCCGGACCGGAGGTACTCGTCCGTGATCGTGAGGCCCGGGTGCGGGCCCGTCCGGGGGACCACGCCTCGTGGGCGGTGCTCGGCACGGCGTACGTCGAACGGGCGCGGCGCACCGGTGTCGTCGCCGACTATCCAAAGGCGGAACGGGCCCTGCGCACCTCGCTGCGGCTCCGGCCGCACGGGAACGCCGACGCGCTCGACGGGCTGACCGCGCTGGCCAACGCCCGCCGTGACTTCCGGGCGGCGAAACGGTGGGGCGAGGAGGCCGTACGCGTGGCGCCGGGGCGCTGGACCTCGTACGCGCTGCTCATCGACGCGTACGACGGGCTCGGCCGGCACCAGGACGTGCGCCGGACGCTGGAGGAGCTGATGAGGCTGCGGTCCGGGCCGGCGGTGCGGGCGCGGGCCGCGCGGGTCTACTGGGACCAGGGGCGGCGGGAGGACGCGGCCACGATGATCGCCGACGCCGCGGCCGACGCCGGCACACCCGCGGAGCGCTCGGCCTGGCGGGTGCGGGCGGGAGAGCTTGCCTGGGAACGGGGGGAGCCTCGGGAGTCGTTGCGGTACTGCGCGGCTTCGCCGACCGCTGTGGCCGATCCGGATGCCGGTGCCTGCCGGGGGCGTGCGCTGGCGGCGCTGGGGCGGACGGCGGAGGCGGTACGGGCGTACCGGGCGGCGTTGTCCCAGCGGGGTTCGGCTCAAGTCGCCCTGGAATTGGGCGAGTTGTACGAGTCGATGGGGCGGGTCGAGGCCGCGGAGGAGCAGTACGGGGTGGTGCGGGCGTTGGTACGGAGGTCCGCCTCGGCCGGGGTGAACGAGGCGCTCGTCCTCGGGGCGTTGGAGGCGGAGCACGGGGATCCGGAGGTCGCCGTTCGGGTGCTGAGGGCGGAGTGGGAGCGACAGCCGGGTCTGCGGGTGGCCGATGCGCTGGGGTGGGCGTTGCATCGGGCCGGGAAGGACGAGGAGGCGCTGTCGTATGCGAGGCGAGCGACGGACAAGGAGCGGGGCGGGGAGGTGCGGAGTGCGGCTTACGCCTATCACCGGGGGGTGATCGAGCAGGCGTTGGGCTTGGCGGGTCCGGCTCGTCGGCACCTTGCCGAGGCCCGGAGGCTGAACCCGTATTTTGCGTGA
- a CDS encoding FAD-binding oxidoreductase, giving the protein MIMSRIQAPSDEGTGNLVDRLLSGLPPEAVLTDPDITASYANDMASFCEAGTPAVVVLPRTVEQVQHVMRTATDLRVPVVPQGARSGLSGGANASEGCIVLSLTKMDRILEINPVDRIAVVEPGVINATLSRAVNEHGLSYPPDPSSWEMCTIGGNIGTASGGLCCVKYGVTAEYVLGLDVVLADGRLMSTGRRTAKGVAGYDLTRLFVGSEGSLGIVVRAILALKPQPPQQLVLAAEFASAAAACDAVCRIMAGGHVPSLLELMDRTTVKAVNDLAHMGLPETTEALLLAAFDTPDPAADLAAVGALCEAAGATQVVPADDAAESELLLQARRLALTALEAVKGTTMIDDVCVPRSKLGELIEGVERIAEKYDLTIGVCAHAGDGNTHPTVCFDAADPDESRRARESFDEIMALGLELGGTITGEHGVGILKKEWLAREIGPVGMEMQRAVKAVFDPLGILNPGKLF; this is encoded by the coding sequence TTGATCATGAGCCGTATTCAAGCCCCCAGCGACGAGGGCACCGGCAACCTCGTCGACCGTCTGCTGAGCGGCCTGCCGCCGGAGGCCGTACTCACCGACCCGGACATCACGGCCTCGTACGCGAACGACATGGCCAGCTTCTGCGAGGCGGGTACCCCGGCCGTCGTCGTCCTGCCCCGGACCGTCGAACAGGTGCAGCACGTCATGCGCACCGCCACCGACCTGCGTGTCCCGGTCGTCCCGCAGGGCGCCCGCAGCGGTCTGTCGGGCGGAGCCAACGCCTCCGAGGGCTGCATCGTGCTGTCCCTCACCAAGATGGACCGGATCCTCGAGATCAACCCCGTCGACCGCATCGCCGTCGTCGAGCCCGGCGTCATCAACGCCACCCTCTCCCGCGCGGTCAACGAACACGGCCTCTCCTACCCGCCCGACCCCTCCAGCTGGGAGATGTGCACCATCGGCGGCAACATCGGAACGGCCTCCGGCGGCCTGTGCTGTGTGAAGTACGGGGTGACCGCCGAGTACGTCCTCGGCCTCGACGTCGTGCTCGCCGACGGGCGGCTGATGTCCACCGGGCGGCGCACGGCGAAGGGCGTCGCCGGGTACGACCTCACGCGGCTCTTCGTCGGCTCGGAGGGCTCGCTCGGCATCGTCGTACGCGCGATCCTGGCGCTCAAGCCGCAGCCGCCCCAGCAACTGGTGCTGGCCGCGGAGTTCGCGTCGGCCGCGGCGGCGTGTGACGCGGTGTGCCGGATCATGGCGGGAGGGCACGTCCCCTCCCTCCTCGAACTCATGGACCGTACGACGGTGAAGGCCGTCAACGACCTGGCCCACATGGGCCTGCCGGAGACGACGGAGGCGCTGCTGCTCGCCGCCTTCGACACCCCGGACCCGGCGGCCGATCTGGCCGCGGTGGGGGCGCTGTGCGAGGCCGCGGGCGCCACCCAGGTCGTACCGGCGGACGACGCGGCGGAGTCCGAACTGCTGCTCCAGGCAAGGCGGTTGGCGCTGACCGCGCTGGAGGCGGTCAAGGGCACGACGATGATCGACGACGTGTGCGTGCCGCGCTCGAAGCTCGGTGAGCTGATCGAGGGCGTGGAGCGCATCGCCGAGAAGTACGACCTGACCATCGGGGTCTGCGCACACGCCGGCGACGGCAACACGCACCCCACCGTCTGCTTCGACGCGGCAGACCCCGACGAGTCCCGGCGCGCCCGCGAGTCCTTCGACGAGATCATGGCCCTCGGCCTGGAACTCGGCGGCACGATCACCGGCGAGCACGGCGTGGGCATCCTCAAGAAGGAGTGGCTGGCGCGGGAGATCGGCCCGGTGGGGATGGAGATGCAGCGGGCGGTGAAGGCCGTCTTCGACCCGCTGGGCATCCTCAACCCGGGCAAGCTGTTCTGA
- a CDS encoding S16 family serine protease, which translates to MLSRLASLSRPKAVAVCALPAVGLLATAVFAPLPFTVAQPGMTANVLGENKGEQVITITGAETRRTSGQLRMTTIEATGPDARVDLGDVFDGWFRTDQAVMPRDAVYPSGETVEEIEEYNETKMKESQVTATTAALNYLGEDAGDIKVTLRLADVGGPSAGLLFSLGIIDKLDGDGSGGDLTGGRVIAGTGTIDTEGKVGAVGGVPLKTQAARRDGATVFLVPKAECADAKAELPKGLRLVPVTTLKGAVDSLVALETGKGTVPGC; encoded by the coding sequence GTGCTCTCTCGCCTCGCCAGCCTTTCGCGCCCCAAGGCCGTAGCCGTCTGTGCCCTGCCCGCCGTGGGGCTGCTCGCCACGGCGGTGTTCGCGCCGTTGCCGTTCACCGTGGCGCAGCCGGGGATGACGGCGAACGTACTCGGCGAGAACAAGGGCGAACAGGTGATCACGATCACCGGCGCGGAGACCCGGAGGACGAGCGGTCAACTGCGCATGACGACGATCGAGGCGACGGGCCCGGACGCCCGCGTCGACCTCGGCGATGTGTTCGACGGCTGGTTCCGCACCGACCAGGCCGTCATGCCGCGCGACGCGGTCTACCCGAGCGGCGAGACCGTGGAGGAGATCGAGGAGTACAACGAGACCAAGATGAAGGAGTCCCAGGTCACGGCCACCACGGCGGCCCTGAACTACCTCGGTGAGGACGCCGGCGACATCAAGGTCACCCTGCGCCTCGCCGACGTCGGCGGCCCCAGCGCCGGCCTCCTCTTCTCCCTCGGCATCATCGACAAGCTCGACGGCGACGGCAGCGGCGGCGACCTCACCGGCGGCCGTGTCATCGCCGGTACGGGGACCATCGACACCGAGGGCAAGGTCGGCGCCGTCGGCGGTGTCCCCCTCAAGACCCAGGCCGCCCGCCGCGACGGCGCCACGGTCTTCCTCGTCCCCAAGGCGGAGTGCGCCGACGCCAAGGCCGAACTGCCGAAGGGGCTGCGGCTCGTCCCGGTGACGACCCTGAAGGGCGCGGTGGACTCCCTGGTGGCGCTGGAGACGGGCAAGGGCACGGTCCCGGGCTGCTGA
- a CDS encoding ABC transporter permease, with translation MSFWEYVGSYHEKLLFDAYQHAGAVLQCMVVATVVGVLIGVVTYRREWAAGLATATTSTVLTIPSLALIGLLIPVVGLGVAPTVIALTLYGLLPVVRNAVVGLRGVDPTLLEAAKGIGMSRPLRLLRVELPLAWPPILTGIRVSTQMLMGIAAIAAYASGPGLGNEIFRGIASLGSANALNQVLAGTLGIVVLALLFDAAYVVIGRLTISRGIRG, from the coding sequence GTGAGTTTCTGGGAGTACGTGGGCAGCTACCACGAGAAGCTGCTGTTCGACGCGTATCAGCACGCCGGCGCGGTCCTCCAGTGCATGGTCGTGGCGACCGTCGTCGGGGTGCTGATCGGTGTCGTGACGTATCGGCGGGAGTGGGCGGCCGGGCTCGCCACCGCCACCACGTCGACCGTGCTGACCATCCCCTCCCTCGCCCTGATCGGGCTGCTGATCCCGGTGGTGGGGCTGGGTGTGGCGCCGACGGTGATCGCGCTGACGCTGTACGGGCTGCTGCCGGTCGTCCGGAACGCCGTCGTGGGGCTGCGCGGGGTCGACCCGACGCTGCTGGAGGCGGCCAAGGGCATCGGGATGTCCCGGCCGCTGCGGCTGCTGCGGGTCGAGCTGCCGCTCGCCTGGCCGCCGATCCTCACCGGGATCCGGGTCTCCACGCAGATGCTGATGGGCATCGCCGCGATCGCCGCTTACGCCTCCGGGCCCGGTCTCGGCAACGAGATCTTCCGCGGTATCGCCTCGCTGGGCAGCGCGAACGCACTCAACCAGGTGCTCGCGGGGACACTCGGGATCGTCGTCCTCGCGTTGCTGTTCGACGCCGCGTACGTGGTGATCGGGCGGTTGACCATTTCGAGGGGGATCCGTGGTTGA
- the hppD gene encoding 4-hydroxyphenylpyruvate dioxygenase, which translates to MAATSANTHHIPDTARQADPFPVKGMDAVVFAVGNAKQAAHYYSTAFGMRLVAYAGPETGSRETASYVLENGSARFVFTSVVKPATTWGHFLAEQVAEHGDGVIDLAIEVPDARRAYAYAVEHGARSVAEPYELKDEHGTVVLAAIATYGTTRHTLVERRGYSGPYLPGFVAADPIVEPPAQRTFQAIDHCVGNVELGRMNDWVEFYHRVMGFTNMREFVGDDIATEYSALMSKVVADGTLKVKFPINEPAIAKKKSQIDEYLEFYGGAGVQHIALNTNDIVQTVRTMRAAGVQFLDTPDSYYDTLGEWVGDTRVPVETLRELKILADRDEDGYLLQIFTKPVQDRPTVFFEIIERHGSMGFGKGNFKALFEAIEREQEKRGNL; encoded by the coding sequence ATGGCAGCAACCTCTGCGAACACCCACCACATCCCCGACACCGCACGGCAGGCAGACCCCTTCCCGGTCAAGGGAATGGACGCTGTCGTCTTCGCCGTGGGCAACGCCAAGCAGGCCGCCCACTACTACTCCACCGCGTTCGGCATGCGCCTCGTCGCCTACGCCGGCCCCGAGACCGGCAGCCGGGAGACGGCGTCGTACGTGCTGGAGAACGGCTCGGCCCGTTTCGTGTTCACCTCGGTGGTCAAGCCGGCCACCACCTGGGGCCACTTCCTCGCCGAGCAGGTCGCCGAGCACGGCGACGGCGTCATCGACCTCGCCATCGAGGTCCCGGACGCCCGCCGCGCCTATGCCTACGCCGTCGAGCACGGCGCCCGCTCCGTCGCCGAGCCGTACGAACTGAAGGACGAGCACGGGACGGTCGTCCTGGCCGCGATCGCCACGTACGGCACCACCCGGCACACCCTCGTCGAGCGCCGGGGTTACTCCGGCCCGTATCTGCCGGGCTTCGTCGCCGCCGACCCCATCGTCGAACCCCCCGCCCAGCGCACCTTCCAGGCCATCGACCACTGCGTCGGCAACGTCGAACTCGGACGCATGAACGACTGGGTCGAGTTCTACCACCGGGTCATGGGCTTCACGAACATGAGGGAGTTCGTCGGCGACGACATCGCCACCGAGTACAGCGCCCTCATGTCCAAGGTCGTCGCCGACGGCACGCTCAAGGTCAAGTTCCCCATCAACGAGCCCGCCATCGCCAAGAAGAAGTCCCAGATCGACGAGTACCTGGAGTTCTACGGCGGCGCGGGCGTCCAGCACATCGCGCTCAACACGAACGACATCGTCCAGACCGTACGGACCATGCGGGCGGCCGGGGTCCAGTTCCTCGACACCCCCGACTCGTACTACGACACCCTCGGCGAGTGGGTCGGCGACACCCGTGTCCCCGTCGAGACCCTGCGCGAGCTGAAGATCCTCGCCGACCGCGACGAGGACGGCTATCTGCTCCAGATCTTCACCAAGCCGGTCCAGGACCGGCCGACGGTCTTCTTCGAGATCATCGAGCGCCATGGGTCGATGGGCTTCGGCAAGGGCAACTTCAAGGCCCTGTTCGAGGCGATCGAGAGGGAACAGGAGAAGCGGGGCAATCTGTGA
- a CDS encoding glycine betaine ABC transporter substrate-binding protein, translated as MRRTGAAVRARRTGLLLGAAGALLAGGCGLTSGSPMADDVRPGSIGRGRPLEGADLTVTSKDFTENLILGAVMGIAFQAAGAEVLDRTGIQGSFGAREAVRSGDADAMYEYTGTAWITYQGNSTPIADPRRQWRAVRDADLKNGLTWLPPAPLDNTYALALNRANAAKYATKTLSDVAVLAAKEPGAVTLCVEGEFANRADGLPGLQKAYGMNLPARNITHMDTGIIYTQAAKGSCVYGEVFTTDGRIASMGLAVMDDDRKFFPHYNAAPEINSRTLKEWPEIAGVLAPVTEKLDNAVARELNAKVDVDGEDPHQAALEWMVAEGFVREG; from the coding sequence GTGAGGCGTACGGGCGCCGCGGTTCGCGCACGTCGTACGGGGCTGCTCCTCGGCGCCGCCGGTGCACTGCTGGCCGGCGGCTGCGGGCTGACCAGCGGCTCTCCCATGGCCGACGACGTACGGCCGGGCTCGATCGGGCGGGGCCGCCCTCTGGAGGGCGCCGACCTGACCGTCACCTCGAAGGACTTCACCGAGAACCTGATCCTCGGCGCCGTCATGGGCATCGCCTTCCAGGCGGCCGGCGCGGAGGTGCTCGACCGTACCGGCATCCAGGGGTCGTTCGGCGCCCGGGAAGCGGTCAGGAGCGGGGACGCGGACGCCATGTACGAGTACACGGGCACCGCCTGGATCACCTACCAGGGCAACAGCACCCCCATCGCCGATCCGCGGCGGCAGTGGCGGGCGGTACGGGACGCCGACCTGAAGAACGGTCTGACCTGGCTCCCGCCCGCCCCCCTCGACAACACCTACGCGCTCGCCCTGAACCGGGCCAACGCCGCGAAGTACGCCACGAAGACCCTGTCCGACGTGGCCGTGCTGGCGGCGAAGGAGCCGGGGGCGGTCACCCTGTGCGTGGAGGGCGAGTTCGCCAACCGCGCGGACGGGCTGCCGGGCCTGCAGAAGGCGTACGGCATGAACCTGCCCGCCAGGAACATCACCCACATGGACACCGGGATCATCTACACCCAGGCGGCGAAGGGGAGTTGTGTCTACGGGGAGGTCTTCACCACCGACGGGCGCATCGCGTCGATGGGGCTGGCCGTGATGGACGACGACCGGAAGTTCTTCCCCCACTACAACGCGGCCCCCGAGATCAACTCCAGGACCCTGAAGGAGTGGCCGGAGATCGCCGGCGTCCTGGCCCCCGTCACGGAGAAGCTCGACAACGCCGTGGCCCGGGAGCTGAACGCCAAGGTGGATGTGGACGGGGAGGATCCGCACCAGGCGGCGTTGGAGTGGATGGTGGCGGAGGGGTTCGTCAGAGAAGGGTGA
- a CDS encoding RDD family protein, giving the protein MSSEPPPFGSGQSPEDDPFRKQPPPPDQGGGSPYDTPPQQPPYGSQPPPYGGGPYGGDPYGGGPYSTDPLSGMPPLADSGKRVLARIIDMILVGVVVGLLAWAFRISQYSVDTGDIEFGKSLAQEALAAILYIAYDTYFTVRGGQTLGKQLMKLRVANLDDGSTPSVQTALTRAAVLWIPFAFCCACIWTAIAGGWSFFDKPYKQGLHDKAAKTVVVSTG; this is encoded by the coding sequence ATGAGTAGCGAACCGCCGCCCTTCGGCTCAGGTCAGTCCCCGGAGGACGACCCGTTCAGGAAGCAGCCGCCCCCGCCGGACCAGGGCGGCGGCTCCCCGTACGACACCCCGCCCCAGCAGCCGCCGTACGGCAGCCAGCCCCCGCCGTACGGTGGCGGTCCCTACGGCGGTGACCCGTACGGCGGCGGGCCGTACTCCACCGACCCGCTCTCGGGCATGCCGCCGCTGGCCGACAGCGGCAAGCGGGTGCTCGCGAGGATCATCGACATGATCCTCGTCGGGGTCGTCGTGGGCCTGCTGGCGTGGGCCTTCCGGATCAGCCAGTACTCGGTGGACACGGGCGACATCGAGTTCGGCAAGTCGCTGGCCCAGGAGGCGCTCGCCGCGATCCTCTACATCGCGTACGACACCTACTTCACGGTCCGAGGCGGCCAGACCCTCGGCAAGCAGCTCATGAAGCTGCGGGTGGCGAACCTCGACGACGGCTCCACGCCCTCCGTGCAGACCGCGCTGACACGCGCGGCGGTGCTGTGGATCCCCTTCGCCTTCTGCTGCGCCTGCATCTGGACGGCGATCGCGGGCGGTTGGAGCTTCTTCGACAAGCCCTACAAGCAGGGCCTGCACGACAAGGCGGCCAAGACGGTGGTGGTCAGCACCGGTTGA
- a CDS encoding ABC transporter permease yields the protein MTPGTVVQTPGTDARPPAAPDQPPPPRDPLAPALTWQKLTLLPSLLTAVLLATWLWFRQADLDAISANALSNGQVGRALWQHIELTAISTFFVLIIAIPLGVLLTRRTFRRATPVAMAVANMGQATPAIGLLALLVIWLGIGRTAALTGIIAYAVLPVLSNTIAGLKANDPTLLEAARGIGMSPAQVLARVELPLAVPLILAGVRTALVLNVGTATLATFGGGGGLGVLITAGITNQRMPVLVLGSILTVALALLVDWLASLAELALRPRGLEAGS from the coding sequence GTGACGCCGGGGACGGTTGTCCAGACGCCGGGGACGGATGCCCGACCTCCGGCGGCCCCCGACCAGCCCCCTCCCCCGCGCGATCCCCTCGCTCCCGCGCTGACCTGGCAGAAGCTGACCCTCCTGCCGAGCCTCCTCACGGCCGTGCTGCTCGCCACCTGGCTGTGGTTCCGGCAGGCCGACCTGGACGCGATCTCCGCGAACGCCCTGTCGAACGGCCAGGTGGGGCGGGCCCTGTGGCAGCACATCGAACTGACCGCGATCTCCACCTTCTTCGTGCTGATCATCGCGATCCCGCTGGGCGTCCTGCTGACCCGGCGGACGTTCCGAAGAGCGACCCCCGTCGCCATGGCCGTCGCCAACATGGGGCAGGCCACCCCGGCCATCGGACTGCTCGCGCTGCTGGTGATCTGGCTGGGCATCGGCCGGACGGCGGCCCTGACCGGCATCATCGCCTACGCCGTTCTGCCCGTCCTCTCCAACACCATCGCCGGTCTGAAGGCGAACGACCCGACGCTCCTCGAAGCCGCCCGGGGCATCGGCATGTCACCGGCGCAGGTGCTCGCGCGGGTCGAGCTCCCCCTCGCCGTACCGCTGATCCTCGCGGGCGTCCGCACGGCCCTCGTACTGAACGTCGGCACGGCGACGCTGGCCACGTTCGGCGGAGGCGGCGGCCTCGGCGTGCTGATCACGGCCGGGATCACCAACCAGCGCATGCCGGTCCTCGTCCTGGGCTCGATCCTGACGGTCGCCCTGGCCCTGCTGGTGGACTGGCTCGCCTCCCTGGCGGAACTGGCGCTGCGACCACGAGGGCTGGAGGCGGGGTCGTGA
- a CDS encoding RDD family protein encodes MSAPTPAPGDDRPREGYYPDPSIPGYVRYWNGAAWVPGTSRPAPSDGEPLAPPTDSGGGTPAAVEETGPHFFDEEPEPADEPGRPNPADSLHGSRPEPATAWGADRSRQTGFGGDKDRRVSWGRSGSVPGPGPQVPDPRDPRMSLAADPADPVEPAADAAGDSGRTASTDGTATIPPAGADEDAGAPQGTVVFRRPDRSSEGAEVSRADGTMTFRPPSPRAGEQGGAAAAAFGAPLTSAQAAAQQALGLSPGQTPPTPSTPASSSPSPSPIPSSPAPSGPQQTPQAPVTPAQRQPPQPALGGGFAPQAPQAPQAPQAPQAPQAPQAPQAPQAPQAPQAPQASQAPQAPQAPQASQSPQPAPLAPAVPQQPAAPRPSADTPMAVGPGGGQPSWAQQVHRLAGGEGEQPVAPWKPVVEDPFQAAARRQAEARPAGLGKRLVARIVDSAVVGAVTAAAAVPLGLKTLDHINGKIDEAKLSGEKVTVWLLDGTTSVYLGIVLGVLFVVSALYEVLPTAKWGRTLGKKLLGLEVQDIEGHEPPTFGRSLRRWLVHTVPGLLGIGVVGILWCVIDRPWRQCWHDKAAHTFVAAK; translated from the coding sequence ATGAGCGCCCCAACCCCGGCCCCCGGCGACGACAGGCCCCGCGAAGGGTATTACCCGGACCCGTCCATTCCTGGATATGTCCGGTACTGGAACGGCGCCGCCTGGGTGCCGGGCACCAGCCGTCCGGCGCCCTCCGACGGCGAGCCGCTCGCCCCGCCGACCGACTCCGGCGGCGGCACGCCCGCCGCGGTGGAGGAGACGGGCCCGCACTTCTTCGACGAGGAACCCGAGCCCGCCGACGAGCCGGGCCGGCCGAATCCCGCCGACTCCCTGCACGGCAGCCGTCCCGAGCCCGCCACCGCGTGGGGCGCCGACCGCTCCCGCCAGACCGGCTTCGGAGGTGACAAGGACCGCCGGGTCTCCTGGGGCCGCTCGGGCTCCGTTCCCGGCCCCGGCCCTCAAGTCCCCGACCCGCGTGACCCCCGGATGTCGCTCGCGGCGGACCCGGCGGACCCGGTGGAGCCGGCGGCCGACGCGGCGGGTGACTCCGGGCGTACGGCGAGCACGGACGGTACGGCGACGATTCCCCCGGCGGGCGCCGACGAGGACGCCGGCGCCCCGCAGGGCACGGTCGTCTTCCGCCGCCCCGACAGGTCGTCCGAGGGCGCGGAGGTGTCGCGGGCCGACGGCACGATGACCTTCCGGCCGCCTTCTCCGCGCGCGGGGGAGCAGGGCGGGGCCGCGGCCGCCGCCTTCGGTGCTCCCCTGACCAGCGCCCAGGCGGCCGCCCAGCAGGCGCTGGGGCTGTCGCCCGGGCAGACCCCGCCGACCCCGTCGACCCCGGCGTCCTCTTCGCCTTCGCCCTCACCCATCCCTTCCTCGCCGGCGCCGTCCGGGCCCCAGCAGACCCCGCAGGCTCCTGTCACCCCGGCGCAACGGCAGCCACCGCAACCGGCGCTCGGCGGCGGCTTCGCCCCGCAGGCTCCGCAAGCCCCGCAGGCTCCGCAAGCTCCCCAGGCCCCGCAAGCTCCCCAGGCCCCGCAAGCTCCCCAGGCCCCGCAAGCTCCCCAAGCCCCGCAAGCTTCCCAAGCCCCGCAAGCTCCCCAGGCCCCGCAAGCCTCCCAGAGCCCGCAGCCCGCGCCGCTCGCCCCCGCCGTACCCCAGCAGCCCGCCGCCCCCCGGCCGTCGGCCGACACCCCCATGGCCGTCGGCCCCGGCGGCGGGCAGCCCTCCTGGGCCCAGCAGGTGCACCGGCTGGCCGGTGGTGAGGGCGAGCAGCCGGTCGCGCCGTGGAAGCCGGTGGTGGAGGACCCGTTCCAGGCGGCGGCCCGGCGACAGGCGGAGGCCCGTCCCGCGGGGCTCGGCAAGCGGCTGGTCGCCCGGATCGTCGACAGCGCGGTCGTGGGCGCCGTGACGGCCGCGGCCGCCGTGCCGCTCGGCCTGAAGACGCTCGACCACATCAACGGCAAGATCGACGAGGCGAAACTCTCCGGCGAGAAGGTCACCGTCTGGCTGCTCGACGGCACGACCTCGGTGTACCTGGGCATCGTCCTGGGCGTCCTGTTCGTCGTCAGCGCCCTCTACGAGGTGCTGCCCACCGCCAAGTGGGGCCGCACCCTCGGCAAGAAGCTGCTCGGCCTGGAGGTGCAGGACATCGAGGGCCACGAGCCCCCGACCTTCGGCCGCTCCCTGCGCCGCTGGCTCGTCCACACCGTCCCCGGGCTGCTCGGCATCGGTGTGGTCGGCATCCTGTGGTGCGTCATCGACAGGCCCTGGCGCCAGTGCTGGCACGACAAGGCGGCCCACACGTTCGTGGCCGCCAAGTAG
- a CDS encoding Lrp/AsnC family transcriptional regulator, translating to MAIDHLDGQLIILLAREPRIGVLEMSRRLGVARGTVQARLDRLQSNGVIRGFGPQVDPAALGYPVTAFATLQIRQGQGADVRAHLATVPEVLELHTTTGSGDMLCRLVARSNADLQRVIDRVVGFDGIVRAATAIVMENPVPLRIIPLVEQAAEDRETTT from the coding sequence GTGGCGATCGATCATCTGGACGGGCAACTGATCATCCTGCTCGCGCGTGAGCCGCGTATCGGGGTGCTGGAGATGTCGCGGCGGCTCGGGGTCGCGCGGGGGACCGTCCAGGCCCGGCTGGACCGGCTTCAGTCCAATGGAGTCATCCGAGGGTTCGGGCCGCAGGTGGATCCCGCCGCGCTCGGTTATCCGGTGACGGCCTTCGCGACGCTGCAGATCAGGCAGGGGCAAGGGGCGGACGTACGGGCGCACTTGGCGACCGTTCCGGAGGTGCTGGAGCTGCACACGACGACCGGCAGTGGGGACATGCTGTGCCGGCTGGTGGCCCGCTCGAACGCCGATCTTCAGCGGGTGATCGACCGGGTTGTCGGTTTTGATGGCATCGTCCGGGCCGCCACGGCGATCGTCATGGAGAACCCCGTTCCGCTGCGGATCATCCCGCTGGTGGAGCAGGCGGCCGAGGACCGGGAGACGACGACGTAG